tcatgatccacctgcctcagcctcccaaagtgctgggattacaggcatgagccaccgcatctggccaattctttcatttattaactCAGCATTTTTTGCATTCCTAAACATATGCTAGGTGCTGAGATGCAGTCTGAGGAAGAGATAGTCTCTGTCCTCAAGGGGCTCACTGTCTAGCGTGGGAAGGCAGGATGTGTGTGCATCACCATAGTCTGTTGTGGGAACTGCTTTCCTAAGAATGTGTAAGAAGGGCTCTGGGAACAACTTGGGAGAGGCAAATAAAAGCAGGTAATTTTTACACCAGGATTGGCAAACTCAGAAGTCTTTAGGCCTAGGATACTGAAAATGAGTGAGGCGAAGGACACATGTCATACTGTGGGAGCCCGGGGGACCTTGGCAAATAGGAGAGCACAGCCTTGTCAAAAGAGGAAGCTCTGCACAGCTCCAGCCATGGAACTAGGGCCAATGTTGCCAAAGCCAACTTCTCAGGGAAACAGGGTTGTGTGTGCAATGTCCAGACTTGTCAGTGTTGGCTGTCTGTAAATGTTTAACGATTGTTTTTAAACACATAATGGCCAAGCCAGACAGGTTTGGGGGCACCCCTGGACCATCCTTTGATTTAGATACAAATtagacttccttccttccttccttccttccttccttccttccttccttccttccttccttccttttgagacaagatcttcaagctggagtgcagtgatgcaatcacagctcactataatctccaactcctggactcaagggatcctcttgccccagctcccaagtagctaggactacaggaatgtgccaccatgcctggttaattttttttcttttaaaaaattattattattattattgagacagagtcttgctctgttacccaggctggagtgcagtggtgttctTAGCTCattgtaacttctgcctcccaggctcaatccattctccctcctcagcctcctgagtagctgggcgccaccatacctggctaatttttgtattttttgtagagacaaggttttaccatgttggccaggctgctttcagaccctaggctcaagcaatctgcctgcctcagctttccaaagtgctgggattataggcgtgagccaccaagcccagctgtccagctaacttttgaaaaatattttgtaaagacaggaggtcttgttgcccaggctggtcttgaactcctggccctcaagtgatcctcttgcctcagcttcccaaagcattgggattacaggtgcgaaccaccacacctggccatgaacTTTCTATTATAATCTGTTCTACCACCAATTTCTTTGGTAATTTTGCATCCTGATTTTATAGAGAGAATTTATTTCATAAGAGTATGCCAAGACTCGAGATGTTAATTGACTCGACATTTCAGCCATTCAGAGGCTATGAGAGAATCACGATGATtacttgtcttttcctttttttttagacagagtctcgttctgtcgcccagactggagtgcagtggcatgatctcagctcactgcaacttctgcctcccggcttcaagtgattctcttgcctcagcctcccgagtagctgggattacaggcttgtgccaccatgcccagctaatttttgtattcttagtagagacggggtttcattactTTGGGGTAGGCTAGGCtcctgaactcccgacctcaggcaatcagccttcctcggcctcccaaagtattggattacaggtgtgagccactgtgcccagctgagatgATTACTTTTCTTGATACCCCCAGAGAAACTTACTGCTTAGACCTGAAGATCAAGAACTGCCCCCATTGAAGACAAACTGTGGGATAATTTATGTTAATTCTAAATAAATGTCTCTTAGTATCTCCTTTGGTTACTTTTCCAGGTGAGACAGGGGAAAAGGTGGCAACAGAGATGGAGAATGAGAAAGTGAGTGAAGGGGCTGAAaccaaagaagaagaaacaggagaAGCAGTGGACCTTTCAGCAGCCACATAGATAGAAGAGTGAACCGACACAGCGTGTTATCATAGAGAAGACAAAAATGGTAGTGAAGCTTGTGGTTATGTATCTTATCTTTCTACATTTACATGTTTTCTGTAAGGAGTGTGGTTATAGAGAGACTGTTGGAACCATGAGAAGGATGTTTCCATGTTTTTGATTATATTGTTCTACAAAACTGCTGAGCCGTGAACAGTTTTCTTAGCTACTTAGAATGGTtatacatttaa
The Symphalangus syndactylus isolate Jambi chromosome 7, NHGRI_mSymSyn1-v2.1_pri, whole genome shotgun sequence genome window above contains:
- the ERICH5 gene encoding glutamate-rich protein 5 isoform X2, yielding MGCSSSALNKAGDSSRFPSGETGEKVATEMENEKVSEGAETKEEETGEAVDLSAAT